One genomic region from Sphingobacterium multivorum encodes:
- a CDS encoding phosphatase PAP2 family protein, which translates to MSTYKRYFVFYCILVLLFVVPATSIAQILSEQPSDSSSGSHFFKKVPYKELAVPVGLITYGVVAKGNPFLKGIDEDIRDGVSRGTSRKIKLDDFTRFAGTAGVFVLDAVGVPAKHNLKQRLFTTAVSNIIMTSTVKIMKSTIPVWRPDSSANNSFPSGHAAAAFVGAELLWQEYRQESIWYGIAGYAVAAGTGYLRMYNDKHWFSDIVMGAGVGILSTKIAYWLLPLVDSRLQNSKKSYVVLPTYNGRQFCLNASLQF; encoded by the coding sequence ATGAGCACTTACAAAAGATACTTTGTTTTTTATTGTATCCTGGTTTTACTTTTTGTAGTACCGGCTACCTCAATTGCCCAAATCCTGTCGGAACAACCGTCGGATTCGAGCAGCGGATCTCATTTTTTTAAGAAAGTTCCTTACAAGGAACTGGCTGTTCCTGTAGGACTGATCACCTATGGCGTCGTTGCCAAAGGAAATCCTTTTTTAAAGGGGATAGATGAAGACATTAGAGACGGCGTATCGAGGGGGACTAGCCGAAAAATTAAGTTGGACGATTTCACCCGCTTTGCTGGAACTGCCGGAGTATTTGTTTTGGACGCGGTAGGGGTGCCTGCCAAACATAACCTTAAACAACGCCTGTTTACGACAGCTGTTTCTAATATTATCATGACTTCAACCGTGAAAATTATGAAATCCACCATTCCCGTATGGCGGCCTGATAGTTCAGCGAATAATTCCTTTCCTTCAGGGCATGCTGCAGCTGCATTCGTTGGTGCCGAACTGCTTTGGCAGGAATATAGACAGGAGTCAATTTGGTACGGAATAGCAGGATATGCTGTTGCAGCAGGTACCGGTTATCTGCGGATGTACAACGACAAGCATTGGTTCTCGGATATCGTTATGGGAGCTGGGGTCGGTATCTTAAGTACTAAAATCGCCTATTGGTTGCTCCCGTTGGTAGACAGTCGATTACAGAATTCGAAAAAGAGCTATGTTGTACTTCCAACATATAACGGGAGACAATTTTGTTTAAACGCTAGTTTACAGTTTTAG
- a CDS encoding SusC/RagA family TonB-linked outer membrane protein gives MMRNFFLHGKARPISLLGLCLLFSQPDSYALNLDPINAIVDQDQVTGIIKDEKGQALAGATITVKGTSVQASSNQQGIFSIRAKRGDVLVVNYQGFTKQEVAVSAGNISVVMVSSDQALEEVVIIGYGKQRKGNITGSVATVNAEQLKNIPSSNLSNSLAGRAAGVNVTNTSGMAGASSSLRIRGSFAEPLYVIDGVVRDKAAFDVLEANEVDQMTFLKDAATAAVYGTRAGNGVVVVTTKKGAAQAPVFNVQSNYTFNTPTQELLANLTTAQDELTYQNRVAEFRGLSIPNGQKEFDYFKDKNYNANDVIWRNPFTHRQSISVNGGGDKITYYSLLSYRKENGSYKSLDHEKFNLRSNISAQITEDFSMDFNISANQTNSKRFFWPFSTSSNDDDFDVSDFYRVTFNWPKMYPFYLNADGTPSNTPTAYPVQTPMGSWQAWNVIDQVIGDRYIDRKVRQVNPIMSLNLKLDKLVQGLSTKLVGSYLASDYMRKRYMSFQKNYTFTSLNPNDNRFIPAPPSEANINIFTFSQSQPFMDYSPQRLWEYQVNWFLNYNRKFGKHSVDGTLVYEQSKKGGTYVTSRAENPITALDQMFIYPTDRNFRSTTANETIDSRRGVIGRANYNYADKYIAEFSFRYDGSPLFPSDKRWGFFPSVSAAWRVSDENFFTDIKNTISDLKFRASYGTTGNDLDVNANRIGQFGYLEKYYSSGGYMFGDRYYNGIAYGATPTQNLTWTTSKSVNLGLDFGFIKNKLTGSLDLFSRKETNILGPRSLKVPDNYGRALAPENYAARSYKGGEISLNWNDKVGEVTYGLNGNLGYAKDRWDIIDEEPAYAAGQPQNFRSRIGRPENRIIGLEALGLVRTQAEADALKAKGFKTYGRDPFPGMILYKDIQGANYSGGPDGKIDDNDLQLLSDNNSPRINYGFGFNASWKGFYVSTLFQGVLAYDRMISNQEGGGMRQHGDTFRPYYPIWASDVWTPDNTNAKYPRPTGYSGWAESGAAPSSFWIRNGAYLRLRDVNVSYRLPKSMTEKIRVKDVNLFFNGTNLFVFSPMKEFHDPEQKLYDSYPVMKTFTFGLDVKF, from the coding sequence ATGATGAGAAATTTTTTTCTTCATGGAAAGGCGAGACCCATTAGCCTTTTGGGGCTCTGCCTGCTGTTTAGTCAGCCTGATTCTTACGCACTGAATCTGGATCCGATCAATGCTATTGTCGATCAAGATCAGGTTACAGGGATCATCAAAGATGAGAAAGGTCAGGCATTAGCCGGCGCTACCATCACCGTCAAAGGAACATCCGTTCAAGCATCCTCCAATCAACAAGGTATTTTTTCTATTCGGGCCAAGCGTGGTGATGTTTTGGTCGTGAACTACCAGGGCTTTACAAAGCAGGAGGTAGCAGTTTCCGCAGGCAACATCAGTGTTGTTATGGTTTCGAGTGATCAGGCGCTTGAAGAGGTCGTGATCATTGGGTATGGTAAGCAGCGGAAAGGGAATATCACCGGTTCCGTCGCTACCGTAAATGCAGAACAGCTAAAAAATATCCCCAGTTCAAATCTTTCCAATTCACTTGCCGGTAGGGCAGCGGGGGTCAATGTCACCAATACTTCGGGGATGGCTGGAGCATCGTCGAGCTTGCGTATCCGGGGGAGTTTTGCCGAGCCACTTTATGTAATTGATGGTGTGGTCCGCGATAAAGCTGCATTTGATGTGCTTGAAGCGAACGAGGTTGACCAAATGACCTTCTTAAAAGATGCAGCAACTGCCGCAGTGTATGGCACCCGGGCGGGTAATGGCGTTGTCGTTGTGACGACGAAAAAAGGAGCAGCGCAAGCACCAGTTTTTAATGTACAAAGTAATTATACCTTTAATACGCCAACACAGGAACTTCTTGCGAATTTAACGACTGCACAAGATGAGCTCACCTATCAAAACAGGGTCGCCGAATTTCGCGGTCTTTCCATCCCAAATGGACAAAAAGAGTTTGATTATTTCAAGGATAAAAATTATAATGCCAACGATGTCATCTGGCGGAATCCATTTACCCATCGGCAATCCATATCGGTCAATGGTGGTGGCGACAAAATTACTTATTATAGCTTGCTGAGCTACCGCAAAGAAAATGGATCCTATAAATCTTTGGACCATGAGAAGTTCAATTTGCGCAGCAATATCTCCGCGCAGATTACCGAAGATTTTAGCATGGATTTTAATATTTCAGCTAACCAGACCAACTCGAAGCGCTTTTTTTGGCCTTTTAGCACATCTTCCAATGATGATGATTTTGATGTATCCGATTTCTACCGTGTTACCTTCAACTGGCCAAAGATGTATCCGTTTTACCTGAATGCAGACGGAACACCGAGCAATACGCCAACGGCTTATCCTGTACAGACACCTATGGGAAGCTGGCAGGCATGGAATGTGATCGATCAGGTCATCGGGGATCGTTATATCGACCGCAAAGTGCGGCAGGTCAATCCAATTATGAGCCTAAACTTGAAGCTGGATAAATTGGTACAAGGTCTATCGACAAAACTTGTGGGGAGTTATCTTGCCAGTGACTATATGCGCAAGCGCTATATGAGCTTTCAAAAAAACTACACCTTTACTTCACTGAATCCAAATGACAACCGCTTTATACCGGCCCCACCTTCGGAAGCGAATATCAATATCTTTACTTTTAGTCAGAGTCAGCCTTTCATGGATTACAGCCCACAACGATTGTGGGAATATCAGGTAAACTGGTTTTTAAACTATAACCGCAAATTTGGTAAACATTCCGTCGATGGGACATTGGTTTATGAGCAGTCCAAAAAAGGAGGGACGTACGTTACTTCACGGGCAGAGAATCCGATTACAGCCCTGGATCAGATGTTTATTTATCCTACAGATCGGAACTTTAGGTCGACAACTGCCAATGAAACAATTGATTCAAGACGCGGCGTGATTGGGCGTGCTAATTATAATTATGCAGATAAGTATATTGCGGAGTTTTCTTTCCGCTACGATGGATCACCTTTGTTTCCTAGCGATAAACGGTGGGGCTTTTTTCCTTCAGTCTCGGCAGCCTGGCGTGTATCGGACGAGAACTTCTTTACGGATATAAAGAATACGATATCAGACTTGAAGTTCAGAGCTTCTTACGGTACAACGGGTAATGATTTGGATGTAAATGCTAATCGAATCGGTCAGTTTGGCTATCTGGAAAAATACTACAGCTCTGGTGGCTATATGTTCGGAGATCGCTATTACAATGGTATTGCGTATGGTGCAACACCGACGCAGAACCTCACTTGGACGACTTCTAAAAGCGTCAATCTCGGTTTGGATTTTGGATTTATTAAGAATAAGCTGACCGGTAGCCTAGATCTGTTTTCACGCAAGGAAACGAACATCCTAGGACCAAGATCACTGAAAGTTCCGGATAACTATGGTCGCGCACTTGCTCCTGAAAACTATGCCGCAAGAAGTTACAAAGGCGGGGAGATTTCGTTGAACTGGAATGATAAGGTGGGCGAGGTGACCTATGGGCTCAATGGGAATCTGGGTTATGCAAAAGACCGCTGGGATATCATTGACGAGGAACCGGCGTATGCTGCCGGCCAACCGCAGAACTTTCGTTCCAGAATTGGGCGGCCAGAAAATAGAATTATCGGCTTAGAGGCACTGGGTTTAGTAAGGACACAGGCTGAAGCCGACGCACTGAAAGCAAAAGGATTTAAGACCTACGGAAGGGATCCTTTTCCTGGGATGATCTTATATAAAGATATTCAAGGGGCGAACTACTCAGGAGGTCCGGATGGGAAAATTGATGATAACGATTTGCAGTTATTGTCGGATAATAATTCTCCGCGCATCAATTACGGGTTTGGCTTCAATGCGAGCTGGAAAGGCTTCTATGTCTCGACATTATTTCAGGGGGTTCTTGCTTATGATCGGATGATCAGCAATCAAGAAGGTGGTGGAATGCGTCAGCATGGCGATACTTTCCGTCCATATTACCCGATTTGGGCTTCCGATGTCTGGACGCCGGATAATACCAATGCGAAATACCCTCGTCCAACAGGCTATTCTGGTTGGGCTGAGTCTGGTGCAGCTCCTTCGTCGTTCTGGATAAGAAATGGAGCCTATCTGCGTTTACGCGATGTTAACGTGTCTTACCGATTGCCGAAAAGCATGACCGAGAAGATCCGTGTAAAAGATGTCAACCTGTTTTTCAATGGAACCAATTTGTTTGTTTTTTCGCCGATGAAAGAATTCCATGATCCGGAACAAAAGCTGTATGATTCTTATCCAGTCATGAAAACCTTTACGTTTGGACTTGATGTTAAATTTTAA
- a CDS encoding RagB/SusD family nutrient uptake outer membrane protein: MKKIYYPLIALALCMSSCKNVLDIDDLNSLDEAKVWADPNLVNGYLANLYPLFGNWNAGADGNSEQLIGIAFPLDAVTVNNGSYKSWDYTTIRKINTAIQKVGESTVLKADFKNAVIGQSLFLRAYMYFNMVRIHGGVPYITVPQDLKNDDLNVPRNSTKECFDLMIKDLDQAISLLPKTIAKGTADYGKVDGDFAAAFKAKVLLYKASPQFNPSNPYGNAYWQEANTANKLAYEQLKADGYSLTPDYSNIALVEKGPEVVFAVINTYPNKVANWDNGVRPGSESRGPAGSVPSWEFVKTFPMKDGKLYSDQTGKYYKTEDQFLQSYWENRDPRFDKSIVWNAKIYEVSGKTGKRQYTSVGIAPALDDFGINPNAKTPSSNLDRYSGFFILKNSKLSLKQTEVETQYDVDFVLMRYAEVLLNYAETANETGDFATALDLVTQIRKRAGIEPGADNKYGIAATTKEQMREAILAERNIEFCFEGHRFWDLRRLRKLNILNNTTKHGVEAIAINANGTEMKLEDANALAKTYTLKENQFKYSVLQVPSTGNKVNLVPDTYYFFPIAQSVIDKNPNIKQNKDWGGTFNPTLE; this comes from the coding sequence ATGAAAAAAATATATTATCCTTTAATAGCGTTGGCTCTGTGTATGTCTTCCTGTAAAAATGTGCTGGACATTGATGATCTCAATTCGCTGGATGAAGCCAAGGTATGGGCCGATCCAAATCTAGTCAACGGCTATCTTGCCAATCTATATCCACTATTTGGCAACTGGAACGCTGGTGCGGATGGAAATTCGGAACAACTAATTGGCATCGCTTTCCCCTTGGATGCGGTCACCGTCAACAACGGTTCTTACAAATCCTGGGACTATACAACCATCCGAAAAATTAATACGGCGATACAGAAAGTTGGTGAAAGTACTGTGCTAAAAGCGGACTTCAAAAATGCGGTGATTGGGCAGTCTTTGTTTCTCCGTGCCTATATGTATTTTAATATGGTCAGGATTCATGGTGGAGTCCCTTATATTACGGTACCTCAAGATTTAAAAAATGATGATCTTAATGTACCCCGCAATTCTACAAAAGAGTGTTTTGATCTGATGATCAAAGATTTGGATCAGGCTATTTCCTTACTGCCAAAAACGATTGCCAAGGGTACGGCAGATTATGGAAAGGTTGACGGTGATTTTGCGGCAGCTTTTAAAGCGAAAGTATTGTTATATAAAGCTTCACCCCAGTTTAATCCTTCCAATCCTTATGGAAATGCTTATTGGCAGGAGGCCAACACTGCGAATAAATTGGCTTATGAGCAACTTAAAGCGGATGGCTATAGTTTGACTCCAGATTATTCCAATATTGCGCTGGTTGAAAAAGGACCAGAGGTTGTTTTTGCTGTGATTAATACTTATCCAAATAAAGTCGCTAATTGGGATAATGGAGTACGACCCGGCTCCGAAAGTAGAGGGCCAGCGGGTTCCGTTCCATCCTGGGAATTTGTAAAAACTTTTCCAATGAAAGATGGAAAGCTTTATTCCGATCAAACGGGCAAATACTATAAGACAGAAGATCAATTTTTGCAATCCTATTGGGAAAACCGCGATCCGCGTTTTGATAAATCCATTGTGTGGAATGCCAAGATTTATGAAGTTTCAGGAAAGACCGGCAAACGACAATACACTTCTGTAGGTATTGCTCCGGCTTTAGATGACTTTGGTATAAACCCTAACGCAAAAACACCTTCTTCCAATTTGGATCGATATAGTGGATTTTTTATCTTAAAAAACTCTAAATTATCATTAAAACAGACCGAAGTGGAAACCCAGTATGATGTGGATTTTGTGTTGATGCGCTATGCCGAAGTCCTGTTGAATTATGCTGAAACAGCAAATGAAACCGGAGACTTTGCGACAGCCTTAGATTTGGTGACACAGATCAGAAAAAGAGCGGGTATAGAACCTGGTGCGGATAATAAATATGGTATTGCAGCGACTACGAAAGAGCAAATGCGTGAAGCCATTTTAGCAGAGCGTAATATTGAGTTCTGCTTTGAAGGACATCGTTTTTGGGATTTACGACGGTTACGTAAGTTAAATATACTAAACAATACGACAAAGCATGGAGTTGAAGCTATTGCGATCAATGCTAATGGAACTGAAATGAAACTGGAAGATGCAAATGCATTGGCCAAAACATACACGTTGAAAGAGAATCAGTTTAAATATAGTGTCTTGCAGGTGCCAAGTACAGGAAACAAAGTGAACCTGGTACCAGATACCTATTATTTCTTTCCAATAGCACAATCAGTCATTGATAAAAATCCGAATATCAAGCAGAATAAAGATTGGGGCGGAACATTTAATCCAACCCTAGAATAG
- a CDS encoding metallophosphoesterase — MKQIGLKIKREWKFLSIFVICSLPSLFSMAQSNTPVLRIGIMADMQYADKTDHGSRFYHNSLMKVDTAVDFFNRNKVDFSLVLGDLVDEGPKDLPVLLKHLYPLKKPMYCLLGNHDYVSVSKPDLLHTTFGMPAKYYAFTKGKWRFVFLNTNALSEYATTPNSADQREWKTLVGSLQADGRKNTHPWNGGVDHKQLLWLQNELAQARKNKEHVIVLTHHPLLPENGYETLNNRPVLDILYKFPEVKLVLSGHNHKGNYVMVNNIPFVTMEGMIETPTSNAYGLLELYPEEIKIKGQGRLSSRVFKLSSK, encoded by the coding sequence ATGAAACAGATTGGTTTAAAAATCAAACGGGAATGGAAGTTTCTTTCCATATTCGTCATCTGCTCTTTACCAAGCTTATTCAGCATGGCACAATCCAACACGCCGGTTCTCCGTATCGGTATCATGGCCGATATGCAATACGCAGACAAAACAGACCACGGTAGCCGGTTCTACCACAATTCTTTAATGAAAGTCGACACCGCTGTAGACTTCTTTAATCGCAATAAAGTCGATTTTTCATTGGTTCTTGGCGATCTTGTCGACGAAGGTCCAAAAGATCTACCTGTATTGTTAAAACATCTCTATCCTTTAAAAAAACCGATGTATTGTCTACTTGGCAACCACGACTATGTCAGCGTATCTAAACCAGATCTTCTGCACACCACTTTTGGGATGCCAGCTAAATACTACGCATTTACAAAAGGGAAATGGCGATTTGTTTTCTTAAATACGAATGCGCTCAGTGAATATGCCACAACGCCCAATTCAGCAGACCAACGTGAATGGAAAACCTTGGTGGGTAGCCTACAGGCAGACGGAAGGAAAAATACGCACCCCTGGAATGGCGGAGTTGATCATAAACAACTCCTATGGTTGCAAAACGAACTTGCCCAAGCGCGGAAAAATAAGGAGCATGTGATCGTATTGACACATCATCCCTTATTGCCAGAAAATGGTTATGAAACACTCAATAATAGGCCAGTTCTTGATATACTCTACAAATTCCCAGAAGTTAAACTGGTACTTTCCGGTCATAATCATAAAGGCAATTATGTGATGGTAAACAATATTCCTTTTGTAACCATGGAAGGTATGATCGAAACACCTACAAGCAATGCCTATGGTCTTTTGGAGCTTTATCCGGAAGAAATCAAAATCAAAGGCCAGGGTAGACTCAGTTCAAGAGTTTTTAAATTATCATCCAAATAA